The Variovorax paradoxus genome window below encodes:
- a CDS encoding Lrp/AsnC family transcriptional regulator, with translation MAKNTNPLQPESKAPARLDAVDRRLLGLLANDSTLSYAALGELLHLSAPAVHERVKRLKRDGVILATVARLDGAKLGRPLLCFVQVITSTVKRARQVAALESLPDIEEIHIVTGDSGLLLKVRTRDAQALEVLLARIHEVEGVEGTRTQMALRTLVERGPSPHAAD, from the coding sequence ATGGCCAAAAATACGAACCCGCTTCAACCGGAGAGCAAGGCACCCGCCCGGCTGGACGCCGTCGACCGAAGACTGTTAGGGCTTCTGGCGAACGACAGCACGCTCAGCTATGCCGCGCTGGGCGAATTGCTTCATCTGTCGGCGCCCGCGGTGCACGAGCGGGTGAAGCGGCTCAAACGCGACGGGGTGATCCTCGCGACCGTGGCGCGCCTCGATGGCGCGAAGCTGGGGCGGCCGCTGCTGTGCTTCGTGCAGGTGATCACCAGTACCGTGAAGCGTGCCCGCCAGGTTGCGGCGCTCGAATCGCTTCCCGATATCGAGGAGATCCACATCGTCACCGGCGACAGCGGCCTGCTGTTGAAGGTGCGCACGCGCGATGCGCAGGCGCTGGAAGTGCTGCTGGCACGCATCCACGAGGTCGAGGGCGTGGAAGGAACGCGTACGCAGATGGCGCTGCGCACGCTGGTCGAACGCGGGCCCAGTCCGCACGCGGCGGATTGA
- a CDS encoding aminotransferase class I/II-fold pyridoxal phosphate-dependent enzyme yields MEVIDHASAESLRAIGVPAQARPLEEVIDQMLVEIYPWRARMDHPRFLAFIPGPSSPLSALGDYLTAVHNIHAGSWLQSSGASVIEAALIQWLAAQVGLPPSAGGLFVSGGSMANLTALAMARDFKLEPAQRLQGVVYVSEQTHSSVAKGLKILGLLPHQIRRMPTDAAFRMDMTALAAAVEQDISDGLRPFAVVASAGTTNTGSIDPLRRIRALCDAHDMWMHVDGAYGASAALSPSHRGLLDGIGEADSLSWDAHKWLFQTYGCGMVFVRQRKHLSQVFHTRPEYLLDAHADTDADQINFWDLGVELTRPARALKLWLTLQVLGSDAMGEAIAHGCRLATWAQDELEKDPRWDIVSPAQLGIVTFRMTDAAMSPEALDALNSEISSRALQEGFATVLTTRLRNRTVLRICAIHPDATESDMRETIRMLSSCADAVLASGVHIYKSFS; encoded by the coding sequence GTGGAAGTGATCGATCACGCCAGCGCCGAGTCGCTTCGCGCGATCGGCGTGCCCGCACAGGCCCGGCCGCTGGAAGAGGTGATCGACCAGATGCTGGTCGAGATCTACCCCTGGCGAGCGCGCATGGACCATCCCCGGTTCCTGGCCTTCATTCCGGGACCGTCTTCGCCGCTGTCGGCCCTGGGCGACTACTTGACCGCCGTTCACAACATCCACGCCGGCAGCTGGCTGCAGAGCTCGGGGGCCAGCGTCATCGAGGCGGCGCTGATTCAATGGCTGGCGGCGCAGGTCGGGCTCCCGCCTTCGGCTGGCGGCCTGTTCGTGTCGGGGGGCTCCATGGCCAACCTGACGGCGCTTGCGATGGCACGCGATTTCAAGCTCGAGCCGGCGCAGCGCCTGCAAGGCGTTGTCTACGTCTCGGAGCAAACGCATTCATCCGTTGCCAAAGGTCTGAAGATCCTCGGGCTGCTGCCGCATCAGATCCGCCGCATGCCCACCGATGCCGCGTTCCGCATGGACATGACGGCCCTGGCGGCCGCGGTCGAGCAGGACATCTCCGATGGGCTCAGGCCTTTCGCCGTGGTGGCGAGCGCGGGCACGACGAATACCGGCAGCATCGATCCACTGCGACGGATTCGCGCACTGTGCGACGCACACGACATGTGGATGCACGTAGATGGCGCGTACGGTGCATCCGCCGCGCTGTCGCCATCGCATCGGGGTTTGCTCGACGGCATCGGCGAAGCCGACAGCCTGAGCTGGGATGCGCACAAGTGGCTGTTCCAGACCTACGGCTGCGGGATGGTCTTCGTGCGTCAGCGCAAGCACCTCTCACAGGTCTTCCATACCCGACCCGAATACCTGCTCGATGCGCACGCCGACACCGACGCCGACCAGATCAATTTCTGGGACCTCGGCGTCGAACTCACCAGACCGGCACGCGCACTGAAGCTGTGGCTCACCTTGCAGGTGCTGGGGTCGGACGCCATGGGCGAGGCGATTGCGCATGGTTGCCGATTGGCAACCTGGGCTCAGGACGAGCTCGAGAAGGATCCTCGCTGGGACATCGTGTCGCCCGCGCAGTTGGGCATCGTCACCTTCCGCATGACGGATGCGGCCATGAGCCCGGAGGCGCTCGATGCGCTGAACAGCGAGATTTCATCGCGGGCACTTCAGGAGGGCTTTGCGACGGTGTTGACGACACGCTTGCGCAATCGAACCGTGCTGCGAATCTGTGCCATTCATCCGGATGCCACTGAGAGCGACATGCGGGAGACGATTCGGATGCTGTCGTCATGCGCCGACGCGGTGCTCGCTTCAGGCGTTCATATCTACAAATCCTTTTCTTAA
- a CDS encoding sensor histidine kinase, with the protein MTRSLQTPIALASATPAKAVPRTQGLALYAARALALAALGQNTHAATLAPMVCSIDDGLLWILGVSVLVVLALIGVCLGLEVLAYRAGAVRIARALESHGGDARMPELPESGPRAIARLARAINKGRRRRVEREAEHLDVQAAYAHDLRTPLTRMGLRCEMLDDPALREAMQRDLAEMQELVEASVASARLQRSVAEPLQRVDADGLLDNLVRGYRDSGRAIALDGRIGQPVVACPLALRRVLANLIDNALRYGSDVRVCAHVDAQRLVLAVVDSGPGIKPAQIDAVFAPWVRGRQGQEDKPGSGLGLAIARRLARSMQGELLLQNRRTGGLEARLTLPLVVA; encoded by the coding sequence ATGACCCGCAGCCTTCAGACACCCATCGCCCTCGCATCCGCAACACCTGCCAAGGCGGTTCCGCGCACGCAGGGCCTGGCCTTGTACGCCGCCCGCGCGCTGGCGCTCGCCGCCCTCGGCCAGAACACGCACGCCGCCACGCTCGCGCCCATGGTCTGCAGCATCGACGACGGCCTGCTGTGGATCCTCGGCGTGTCAGTGCTCGTCGTGCTCGCGCTGATCGGTGTCTGCCTCGGCCTCGAGGTCCTGGCCTACCGCGCCGGCGCCGTGCGCATCGCCCGCGCCCTCGAGTCGCACGGCGGCGATGCCCGCATGCCCGAACTGCCCGAGAGCGGCCCGCGCGCCATCGCGCGGCTGGCACGCGCCATCAACAAGGGCCGGCGCCGCCGCGTCGAACGCGAGGCCGAGCACCTCGACGTGCAGGCCGCCTATGCCCACGACCTGCGCACCCCGCTCACCCGCATGGGCCTGCGCTGTGAGATGCTCGACGACCCCGCGCTGCGCGAAGCGATGCAGCGCGATCTCGCCGAGATGCAAGAGCTGGTCGAGGCCAGCGTCGCCAGCGCGCGCCTGCAGCGCAGCGTGGCCGAGCCACTGCAGCGCGTTGATGCCGACGGCCTGCTCGACAACCTCGTGCGCGGCTACCGCGACTCCGGCCGTGCCATCGCACTCGACGGCCGCATCGGCCAGCCTGTGGTCGCCTGCCCGCTCGCGCTGCGGCGCGTGCTGGCGAACCTGATCGACAACGCGTTGCGTTATGGCAGCGACGTGCGGGTGTGCGCACACGTCGATGCGCAACGGCTGGTGCTGGCGGTGGTGGATTCGGGGCCGGGGATCAAGCCGGCGCAGATCGATGCGGTGTTCGCGCCGTGGGTGCGGGGGCGGCAGGGGCAGGAGGACAAGCCTGGGTCTGGGCTTGGGCTGGCGATTGCGCGGCGGTTGGCGCGGTCGATGCAGGGGGAGTTGTTGCTGCAGAACCGGCGTACTGGAGGGTTGGAGGCGCGGTTGACGTTGCCGTTGGTGGTGGCGTGA
- a CDS encoding response regulator, giving the protein MSLSAIDFVSIVDDDPFVRAATSSLVRSFGWETRAFESAMDFLASGLQRQTRCLVCDIRMEAMDGIELLERLDRDGLRVPTLFITAYASARTRERVRASTALCLIEKPIDAAELEAWIRHALHDAAARR; this is encoded by the coding sequence TTGTCCCTGTCAGCCATCGATTTCGTTTCCATCGTCGACGACGACCCCTTCGTGCGCGCCGCCACCAGCAGTCTGGTGCGCTCGTTCGGCTGGGAGACGCGCGCGTTCGAATCGGCAATGGACTTCCTGGCCTCGGGCCTGCAGCGGCAGACCCGCTGCCTCGTGTGCGACATCCGCATGGAGGCCATGGACGGCATCGAACTGCTCGAGCGCCTCGACCGCGACGGCCTGCGCGTGCCCACGCTGTTCATCACCGCCTATGCCTCGGCGCGCACGCGCGAGCGCGTGCGCGCCAGTACCGCGCTGTGCCTGATCGAGAAACCGATCGACGCCGCCGAACTCGAGGCCTGGATCCGGCACGCCTTGCACGACGCCGCGGCGCGGCGCTGA
- a CDS encoding response regulator transcription factor has product MTSSQSLLTRSPGAPLAGDARVVFVVDDDDLVRAAIGSLLRSVDLEVRAFATTEEFQAAPRASGPSCLVLDVRLRGQSGLAFQQALREAGRPHMPIIFMTGHGDIAMTVRAMKAGAVDFLTKPFRDQDMLDAVAAALDADARRLDTDRALQASRDCWALLTPREREVVQHVASGLMNKQIADRMGIAEITAKIHRGQAMRKMESRSVAELVRKMEALGVVQGLPRAQPAVSHHT; this is encoded by the coding sequence ATGACCTCTTCCCAAAGCCTCCTCACCAGATCCCCGGGCGCTCCGCTGGCCGGCGACGCGCGCGTGGTGTTCGTCGTCGACGACGACGACCTGGTGCGCGCCGCCATCGGCAGCCTGTTGCGCTCGGTCGACCTCGAGGTGCGCGCCTTCGCCACCACCGAGGAATTCCAGGCCGCGCCGCGCGCGTCCGGGCCCTCGTGCCTGGTGCTCGACGTGCGCCTGCGCGGCCAGAGCGGCCTTGCGTTCCAGCAGGCCCTGCGCGAGGCCGGCCGGCCGCACATGCCGATCATCTTCATGACCGGCCATGGCGACATCGCGATGACCGTGCGCGCCATGAAGGCCGGCGCCGTCGACTTCCTCACCAAGCCCTTTCGCGACCAGGACATGCTCGACGCCGTGGCCGCCGCGCTGGATGCCGACGCCAGGCGGCTCGACACCGACCGCGCGCTCCAGGCCTCGCGCGACTGCTGGGCCCTGCTCACGCCGCGCGAGCGCGAGGTGGTGCAGCACGTGGCCTCGGGCCTCATGAACAAGCAGATCGCCGACCGCATGGGCATTGCCGAGATCACCGCGAAGATCCACCGCGGTCAAGCCATGCGCAAGATGGAATCGCGCTCGGTCGCCGAGCTGGTGCGCAAGATGGAAGCGCTCGGCGTCGTGCAGGGCCTGCCACGCGCGCAGCCGGCCGTCTCGCACCATACCTAG
- a CDS encoding AAA family ATPase — protein sequence MPFQDFRELSGGMPRLERARAGAGPTSLVAGRGQATPAAAALLQREYGLRHVLRDDWAALPVALMPHGEGALLVLRDPGGETLRGSGASAGASDTAAFLDLALRLVAAVGAMHAAGVLHRAITPDRLLLVPDGRACLTGFGHAATMSDAEGAPDHGEAAWDEDCFHYMAPELGARMNLRVDARADLYSLGCVLYELLTGRPPFQGEDAAARVHAHATRTARAPGELVADVPEQLSLLIMKLLEKAPEQRYADAAGVLADLRRCDTLLRERGSIPRFALDAHSALRRLPRLTRVLGRDAELEALLALYRGVALDARSRVAWVSGHSGIGKSTLLREAMLRMQQSCAPLLATAKSEEGRRGRPYALVVDVLEQLLQFVLGCAEDEFALWRRRIAAAAKPVDRTLAGLLPALAVVLGAQPEAPDAPDAAPGLERERVLQGMARLLACFASSARPLVILLDDLQWADAGTLQVLERLLHQHEDAALLLVGAYRAGEVAEDHPLRAGPLAQVPGAARIELGPLDEAALREMIAQALQQAPDEVDELARAIGHKTGRNPLFAHHLLHLLADDGVLVYDADSAAWRWSLERLASHPGVDNVAELMARRFELLPASAQAALRVMACLGHRASAESLAVAIGLAPGAEAVRALDAVLEPALEAGSVHREGEDWVFWHDRIREAAYLSLAAGERPGLHLQIVRRQIANQGTHQSAHQGAPSQRFTLAVQASLARPAVDAPEERRAFARLNLEAGRQAKAATAHHSALGFFRAALAFLSEDDASEDGLHARALCGEAEFMTGALEVAEARLAALEQVAGEGIFAADLTRLRAALYTTLGRFDRALDVGLAFLRKAGIELPRQPDATAVDREHAALQAWIDRHGMAAFRQLPIVADPLRRAITDIFADLIPPALYTDQNLVDLILLHMARLGIAHGHADASADGYVCMTQVFGVRYGDYATAREFGALALHLVDERGLARYRGRVYMTFGTMVVPWSQPARAARDYIRRAYELAVASGDHTFAIYCGRNQATGMLFAGELLGDVRDTVERGLAIARDANFQLVIDALLAQKQLLSQLQDGSDGDPQAQPRVPREGDPATLVDFAFWVYRLQAALLFGRLDEALEARRRAEACADSARTFAESGDLPFYGALALLALPERDPAQQAALRRDLAQLETWALACPGNFLARHELVRAERLRIDGDPAAAVEAYARAVTHARRHGFTQVEALAAERAGAFHAARGDELSAYGNLRHARGAWQRWGAMAKVRLLQAEYPGLFESDEQVGAGSRLQALDAQAVLRISNALASEIVPERLVDTLLRTALENAGAEHGTLALLREDSWQLRARASVVDGTIAVTQEAAAFGPDVLPLGIVQAVARTQQHMVIDDARENASFAQDDYIRRRRPRSVLCVPLMRHARLVGVLYLENNLASHVFTPAKAEVLEVIASQAAFALENARLYEELVDQNRQRARAEEQLRGALTDLERATRLKAMGELVASIVHEVGQPIAAVDTSASAALRWLDRSPPDIAEAREMLAHIGKSALRARSIIQALRAKARNAEPRLAAFDLNEALREAAVLVAGPLDTLGVALELRGLEAAVLVHGDRVQLQQVVVNLLMNGAEAMASLPPGPRPLCLSCGGDGEGRVRVTVDDAGTGIGDEAGEHLLKPLFTTKADGMGMGLAICKSILDAHGGTLSLSRREPAGTRAVFTLPLSEPGLAP from the coding sequence ATGCCGTTCCAGGACTTTCGCGAACTCAGCGGCGGCATGCCGCGGCTCGAACGCGCGCGAGCGGGCGCCGGGCCCACCTCGCTGGTCGCGGGCCGGGGCCAGGCCACGCCGGCCGCGGCCGCGCTGCTGCAGCGCGAGTACGGCTTGCGCCATGTGCTGCGCGACGACTGGGCCGCGCTTCCCGTCGCGCTGATGCCGCACGGCGAAGGCGCGCTGCTGGTGCTGCGCGACCCGGGCGGCGAGACCCTGCGCGGCAGCGGCGCGAGCGCGGGCGCCAGCGACACTGCCGCCTTCCTCGATCTCGCGCTGCGGCTGGTCGCCGCCGTCGGCGCGATGCACGCGGCCGGCGTGCTGCATCGCGCGATCACGCCCGACCGCCTGCTGCTCGTGCCCGACGGCCGGGCCTGCCTCACCGGCTTCGGCCATGCCGCCACCATGTCGGACGCAGAGGGCGCGCCCGATCACGGCGAGGCCGCCTGGGACGAGGACTGCTTCCACTACATGGCGCCCGAGCTGGGTGCGCGCATGAACCTGCGCGTGGACGCGCGCGCCGATCTCTATTCGCTGGGCTGCGTGCTCTACGAGCTGCTGACGGGCCGCCCGCCGTTCCAGGGCGAGGATGCCGCGGCACGCGTCCATGCGCATGCAACCCGCACCGCGCGCGCGCCGGGCGAGCTGGTGGCGGATGTGCCGGAGCAGCTCTCGCTGCTGATCATGAAGCTGCTCGAGAAGGCGCCCGAGCAGCGCTACGCAGACGCCGCTGGCGTGCTGGCCGACCTGCGCCGGTGCGACACCCTGCTGCGCGAGCGCGGCAGCATCCCGCGCTTCGCGCTCGATGCGCACTCGGCGCTGCGCCGGCTGCCGCGCCTCACGCGCGTGCTGGGCCGTGATGCCGAGCTCGAGGCGCTGCTCGCGCTGTACCGCGGCGTTGCGCTCGATGCGCGCTCGCGCGTGGCCTGGGTCTCGGGCCACTCGGGCATCGGCAAGTCGACGCTGCTGCGCGAGGCCATGCTGCGCATGCAACAGTCGTGCGCGCCGCTGCTGGCCACGGCCAAGAGCGAGGAGGGGCGCCGCGGCCGGCCCTATGCGCTGGTGGTCGACGTGCTCGAGCAGCTGCTGCAGTTCGTGCTCGGTTGCGCCGAGGACGAGTTCGCGCTCTGGCGCCGCCGCATCGCCGCCGCGGCCAAGCCGGTCGACCGCACGCTCGCGGGACTGCTGCCCGCGCTCGCCGTCGTGCTCGGCGCGCAGCCCGAGGCGCCCGATGCGCCCGACGCCGCTCCCGGGCTCGAGCGCGAACGCGTGCTGCAGGGCATGGCGCGGTTGCTGGCCTGCTTCGCGAGCTCGGCGCGGCCACTCGTGATCCTGCTCGACGATCTGCAGTGGGCCGATGCCGGCACCCTGCAGGTGCTCGAGCGCCTGTTGCACCAGCACGAGGACGCGGCCCTGCTGCTGGTGGGCGCCTACCGCGCGGGCGAGGTCGCCGAGGACCATCCGCTGCGCGCCGGCCCGCTGGCCCAGGTGCCCGGCGCCGCGCGCATCGAACTCGGCCCGCTCGACGAAGCCGCGCTGCGCGAGATGATCGCGCAGGCGCTGCAGCAGGCACCCGACGAGGTCGACGAACTGGCGCGCGCCATCGGCCACAAGACCGGACGCAATCCGCTCTTTGCGCACCACCTGCTGCACCTTCTGGCCGATGACGGCGTGCTCGTCTATGACGCGGACAGCGCCGCATGGCGCTGGAGCCTCGAGCGCCTTGCCTCGCATCCGGGCGTGGACAACGTGGCCGAGCTGATGGCGCGCCGCTTCGAGCTGCTGCCCGCGTCCGCGCAAGCAGCGCTGCGCGTCATGGCCTGCCTCGGCCACCGTGCCTCGGCCGAGTCGCTCGCGGTGGCCATAGGCCTGGCGCCCGGCGCCGAGGCGGTCCGTGCGCTCGATGCGGTGCTCGAACCCGCGCTCGAGGCCGGCAGCGTGCACCGCGAGGGCGAGGACTGGGTGTTCTGGCACGACCGCATCCGCGAAGCCGCCTACCTCTCGCTCGCGGCCGGCGAGCGTCCGGGCCTGCACCTGCAGATCGTGCGCCGCCAGATCGCGAATCAGGGCACGCACCAGAGCGCGCATCAAGGCGCGCCGTCGCAGCGCTTCACGCTCGCCGTGCAGGCCAGCCTCGCGCGCCCGGCCGTCGACGCGCCCGAGGAGCGGCGTGCCTTCGCGCGGCTCAACCTCGAGGCCGGCCGGCAGGCCAAGGCCGCCACCGCCCATCATTCGGCGCTCGGCTTCTTCCGCGCCGCACTGGCCTTCCTGAGCGAAGACGACGCGAGCGAAGATGGCCTGCATGCACGCGCCCTGTGCGGCGAGGCCGAGTTCATGACCGGTGCGCTCGAGGTGGCCGAGGCACGGCTGGCAGCGCTCGAGCAGGTTGCGGGCGAGGGCATCTTCGCCGCCGATCTCACGCGCCTGCGCGCGGCGCTTTACACCACGCTGGGCCGCTTCGACCGCGCGCTCGACGTCGGCCTGGCCTTCCTGCGCAAGGCCGGCATCGAGCTGCCGCGCCAGCCCGATGCCACCGCGGTGGACCGCGAGCATGCGGCCCTGCAGGCCTGGATCGACCGCCACGGCATGGCCGCCTTCCGGCAGTTGCCGATCGTGGCCGACCCGCTGCGCCGCGCCATCACCGACATCTTTGCCGACCTGATCCCACCCGCGCTCTACACCGACCAGAACCTGGTCGACCTGATCCTGCTGCACATGGCGCGGCTGGGCATCGCGCACGGCCATGCCGATGCCTCGGCCGACGGCTACGTCTGCATGACGCAGGTGTTCGGCGTGCGCTACGGCGACTACGCCACGGCGCGCGAGTTCGGCGCGCTCGCGCTGCACCTGGTCGACGAGCGCGGCCTCGCGCGCTACCGCGGCCGGGTTTACATGACCTTCGGCACCATGGTCGTTCCGTGGTCGCAGCCCGCGCGCGCGGCACGCGACTACATCCGGCGCGCCTACGAGCTCGCTGTGGCGAGCGGCGACCACACCTTCGCGATCTACTGCGGGCGCAACCAGGCCACGGGCATGCTGTTCGCGGGCGAGCTGCTGGGCGACGTGCGCGACACGGTCGAGCGCGGCCTGGCGATTGCGCGCGATGCCAACTTCCAGCTCGTGATCGACGCGCTGCTCGCGCAGAAGCAGCTGCTGTCGCAACTGCAGGACGGCAGCGACGGCGACCCGCAGGCGCAGCCGCGCGTGCCGCGCGAGGGCGATCCCGCCACGCTCGTGGACTTCGCGTTCTGGGTCTATCGCCTGCAGGCCGCGCTGCTGTTCGGCCGGCTCGACGAGGCACTCGAGGCGCGCCGGCGCGCCGAGGCCTGCGCCGATTCGGCACGCACCTTCGCCGAGAGTGGCGACCTGCCGTTTTACGGCGCGCTGGCGCTGCTCGCGCTGCCCGAGCGCGACCCTGCACAGCAGGCCGCGCTGCGGCGCGACCTGGCCCAGCTCGAGACCTGGGCGCTGGCCTGCCCCGGCAACTTTCTCGCGCGGCACGAGCTGGTGCGCGCGGAGCGTCTTCGCATCGACGGCGATCCCGCTGCCGCGGTCGAGGCCTATGCGCGCGCCGTGACGCATGCGCGCCGGCACGGATTCACGCAGGTGGAGGCGCTGGCGGCCGAACGCGCCGGTGCCTTCCATGCGGCGCGTGGCGACGAGCTGTCGGCCTACGGCAACCTGCGGCATGCGCGCGGCGCCTGGCAGCGCTGGGGCGCCATGGCCAAGGTGCGACTGCTGCAGGCCGAGTACCCGGGCCTGTTCGAGAGCGACGAGCAGGTGGGCGCCGGCAGCCGGCTGCAGGCGCTCGATGCGCAGGCCGTGCTGCGCATCTCGAACGCGCTGGCCAGCGAGATCGTGCCCGAGCGGTTGGTCGACACCCTGCTGCGCACCGCGCTCGAGAACGCCGGTGCCGAGCACGGCACGCTGGCGCTGCTGCGCGAAGACTCCTGGCAATTGCGCGCCCGGGCCTCGGTGGTCGACGGCACGATCGCCGTCACGCAGGAGGCCGCGGCCTTCGGTCCCGACGTTCTGCCGCTCGGCATCGTGCAGGCCGTCGCGCGCACCCAGCAGCACATGGTGATCGACGATGCGCGCGAGAACGCTTCGTTCGCGCAGGACGACTACATCCGCCGGCGCCGGCCGCGCTCGGTGCTGTGCGTGCCGCTGATGCGCCATGCGCGCCTGGTCGGCGTGCTCTACCTCGAGAACAACCTCGCCTCGCACGTGTTCACGCCGGCCAAGGCCGAGGTGCTCGAGGTGATCGCTTCGCAGGCCGCCTTCGCGCTCGAGAACGCGCGCCTGTACGAGGAGCTGGTCGACCAGAACCGCCAGCGCGCCCGCGCCGAGGAGCAGTTGCGCGGCGCGCTCACCGACCTCGAGCGCGCGACCCGGCTCAAGGCCATGGGCGAACTGGTCGCGTCGATCGTGCACGAGGTCGGCCAGCCGATCGCCGCCGTCGACACCTCCGCGAGCGCCGCGCTGCGCTGGCTCGACCGCAGCCCGCCCGACATCGCCGAGGCGCGCGAGATGCTCGCCCACATCGGCAAGAGCGCGCTGCGCGCGCGCAGCATCATCCAGGCCCTGCGCGCCAAGGCACGCAATGCCGAGCCGCGGCTCGCGGCCTTCGACCTCAACGAGGCACTGCGCGAAGCGGCCGTGCTGGTGGCCGGCCCGCTCGACACGCTCGGCGTGGCGCTCGAGCTGCGCGGCCTGGAGGCGGCCGTGCTCGTGCACGGTGACCGCGTGCAGTTGCAGCAGGTGGTGGTCAACCTGCTGATGAACGGCGCGGAGGCCATGGCTTCGCTGCCGCCAGGCCCGCGTCCGCTGTGCCTGAGCTGTGGTGGCGATGGCGAGGGCCGGGTGCGCGTGACCGTGGACGACGCCGGCACCGGCATCGGCGACGAAGCGGGCGAGCACCTGCTGAAGCCTTTGTTCACGACCAAGGCCGACGGCATGGGCATGGGCCTGGCGATCTGCAAATCGATCCTCGACGCGCATGGCGGCACCTTGTCGCTGTCGCGGCGCGAGCCCGCGGGCACGCGCGCCGTCTTCACCTTGCCCCTGTCCGAACCTGGCCTCGCCCCATGA
- a CDS encoding alpha/beta hydrolase has translation MTTISRRLGATLLAGAFGLAALAPLATFAQPAPGTPAPKPTIVLVHGAFADSSSWDGVVRDLQKRHYPVIAAANPLRGPAYDAASVAAVVDSVKGPVVLVGHSYGGSVITAAANGKPNVKALVYVAAFAPEAGETALGLTGQFPGSTLGPTLAPPVPLADGGKDLYIDQGKFPAQFAADVPLAQARLMAVGQRPIAEAALNEAARAPAWKSVPSWFVYGDRDKNIPPAAMAFMAERAHAKKTVVVKGASHVVMTSQPEAVTRVIVEAAGG, from the coding sequence ATGACCACGATCTCCCGCCGCCTCGGCGCCACCCTCCTCGCCGGCGCCTTCGGCCTCGCCGCCCTCGCGCCGTTGGCCACCTTCGCGCAGCCCGCGCCTGGCACGCCGGCGCCCAAGCCCACCATCGTGCTGGTGCACGGCGCCTTCGCCGACTCGTCGAGCTGGGACGGCGTGGTGCGCGACCTGCAGAAACGCCACTACCCCGTGATCGCGGCCGCGAACCCGCTGCGCGGTCCGGCCTACGACGCGGCCTCGGTCGCCGCCGTGGTCGATTCGGTGAAGGGGCCCGTGGTGCTCGTGGGCCACTCGTATGGTGGCTCGGTCATCACGGCGGCCGCCAACGGCAAGCCCAACGTGAAGGCGCTGGTCTACGTGGCGGCCTTCGCACCCGAGGCCGGCGAAACCGCGCTCGGCCTCACCGGCCAGTTCCCGGGCAGCACGCTAGGCCCGACGCTGGCGCCGCCGGTGCCGCTGGCCGACGGAGGCAAGGACCTCTACATCGACCAGGGCAAGTTTCCCGCGCAGTTCGCCGCCGACGTGCCGCTGGCCCAGGCGCGCCTGATGGCCGTGGGTCAGCGCCCGATCGCCGAGGCCGCGCTCAACGAAGCGGCGCGGGCGCCGGCCTGGAAGTCGGTGCCTTCGTGGTTCGTCTACGGTGACCGCGACAAGAACATTCCGCCGGCCGCGATGGCTTTCATGGCCGAGCGCGCGCATGCGAAGAAGACGGTGGTGGTCAAGGGCGCCTCGCATGTGGTGATGACCTCGCAGCCCGAGGCGGTCACGCGCGTGATCGTCGAGGCCGCGGGCGGTTGA
- a CDS encoding SDR family oxidoreductase has protein sequence MNDINIEKGINGAKTALVFGGARGIGAAAVQRLAADGHAVAFTYVSRPDKASELVASVESGGAQALAIEADSADPAAIRHAVARAVERFGSIDVLVVNAGLLRMGTIDTVSLEDLDRMLDVNVRGVYLAIQATLPHLRDGARVVTIGSNVAIRTGLAGASVYQLTKTAVAGLVKGVALDLAPRGITVNNVQPGPTDTDMNAGAIDALAGMSPLKRVAQPREIAGLIAYLASDEARYVTGASFTIDGGLTL, from the coding sequence ATGAACGACATAAACATCGAAAAAGGCATTAACGGCGCGAAGACGGCACTGGTGTTCGGCGGGGCACGCGGCATCGGGGCCGCCGCCGTGCAGCGCCTCGCGGCCGACGGCCATGCCGTGGCCTTCACCTACGTGTCGCGCCCCGACAAGGCCAGCGAACTCGTGGCATCGGTGGAATCCGGCGGCGCGCAGGCGCTGGCGATCGAGGCGGACAGCGCAGATCCCGCGGCGATCCGCCACGCCGTGGCGCGCGCGGTCGAGCGCTTCGGCAGCATCGACGTGCTGGTGGTCAACGCCGGCCTGCTGCGCATGGGCACCATCGACACGGTGAGCCTCGAGGACCTCGACCGCATGCTCGACGTGAACGTGCGCGGCGTCTACCTCGCGATCCAGGCCACGCTGCCGCATCTGCGCGACGGCGCGCGCGTCGTCACGATCGGCAGCAACGTGGCGATCCGCACCGGCCTGGCCGGCGCGAGCGTCTACCAGCTGACGAAGACCGCGGTCGCGGGCCTCGTCAAGGGCGTGGCGCTCGACCTCGCGCCGCGCGGCATCACGGTCAACAACGTCCAGCCCGGCCCGACCGACACCGACATGAATGCCGGCGCGATCGACGCGCTGGCCGGCATGAGCCCGCTCAAGCGGGTCGCGCAGCCGCGCGAGATCGCGGGCCTGATCGCCTATCTGGCGAGCGACGAGGCCCGCTACGTGACCGGCGCGAGCTTCACGATCGACGGCGGGCTCACGCTCTGA